CAGTAGTCGACGACCCCTGCACGCAGATCCCGGTGGGCGTCGGGATTGATCCGAACCGCTTGATCGTAGCCGAGAACGAACCACTGGCTTTCGCCTGCCTGTAGGCTGAGGCTGGCTGTGGCCGACCCGTCGCTGATCTCGAAGGGAACGGTCCCCGAGAGCGTCAGTGTCTCGCCATCGCCGGTCGCGGTGACGCCGTGGGTGGTGTGGTCGAGCGTTGGCATCGTTGCTGCGTAGTCGAACCGTGGTTCGAACTCGACTGCGAGGTCGACGGTGCCCGCGTTTCCCGTGACCTCTCGGTAGAGTGTTCGATGGCGGTCATCAGCTGTCCGGTGTTGAACGGGCATGAAATCGGTCACGGTCGCTGCCCCGGAGGCTGTCGAAAACCGGGTCTGGAGGACGTTGGTTCGGTCGACATACGTCTGGGCCGCCTCGAACGATTCCGCGGGAGCGATGGTACAGTGGCCACCCTGACCGTCGAGCAGGCGCGCGAACACGCTCGCATCGTCGACTCGCGGGAGGCACAGCCAGTCGATCCCGCCGTCGCGTCCGATCAGCGCGACCGTTTCGAGGTTCCCGACGACCCCGTAGGCGTCCAGCGGTTTGAACTGCGTCACTGTCGGGGCGGCTCCACTGACCCCATCGTGTAACTGACTGCACACCCACGGGTGTCTGTCAGAGACAATGCAGAGCAACGTTTGGCCGCCTCGGAGTCGTCTATTGTGGCCGGTTTGTTTCTGCTTGGTCGTCGGTCGACCGCGTTGGCGAGAAGGCTTAGGTAGCGGTTCGTGGTAGCCCTCCGCATGTCACTCGAAAATTCGCTTGAGGAACGGCTCCACAAAACGACCCAGACCGACGACCGACTCCCGGATAGCCCGCGTGGAATTCACGCTGTGGTCGCCGCTCTCCGTGGACTGCAGGCGGGGTTCGTGGCGACGCTCATTATGACCGCGTTTCGACTCCCAATTATGCGGTCGCTGCCGCCCTCTGCTAACTTCTGGGCGATGTACGTCGGCAGCGGTGATACCAACGACTACCCCGGTATTGGGCTTATTCTGCACTTGCTGTACGGGACCACGAGTGGGGCTCTCTTCGGTAGTCTGTTCGCGCTCCTGTCTGCAGAACGCTCAATCGAGGCCGAACAGCGGGGCATCGTCTGGGGGTCCGTGTTCGGGATGGTGCTGTCCGTCTTTGGGACGCAGGTCGTCCTCAACGAACTCCTCGATACACAGCTAGAGGCCGACGAACTCACGCTGTTTCACGCCGGGCATCTCGTCTACGGGATCTCTCTGGGCGCGTGGGTCGGTTCTCGAACAGAAGGAACAGAGAACGTCGACACCGAGTACGACTACAAGTGAGACTCTCCAGGTCGTCGACGACCGATACTGTCGCTACTCTGTTTCGACTGGTGCGCCGCGGACGTTCTGCTTGACGCTCCGCAGCCCCTGTTTTGCCTTCTGCTTCGAGGCATACCCGTGGCCACCGTCGGCGATGATGTTCCCGTTGTCGTGGACGAGCCGCCAGCGCCATTTGCCGCCCTTGTCCGCGAACAGTTCGAACGTCGCGCTACTGCCACCGTCCTCAACAGTGTTCTCGTGATCGTCCTTCGAGGTGTCGACCACGTACGCACCCGGCGCGTTCCCCACGACGCTGTCGAGGCCCTGTTTGGCCTTCTGGGTCGAGGCATACCCCTGGCTGCCGTCGGCGATGATGTTGCCGTTGCGGTGAACGAGCCGCCAGCGCCATTTGCCCTCGCTGTCTTCGTACAGCTCGAACCGGGCTTTGCTCACGTTCGTCTCGGTGTCGACGTCCTCGATGTCACCCTCCCATTCCATTTCGATGTCGAGGCTGAGTGTCTCGCCGTCTTGTTCGATTTCGACTTCCAACTCGGGTTCGGCCGCCGGGGTGACCGTCACCGTCTGTTCGTCGTCGACCGGCACTGGCTCCCCCCGACCGAGCGCCGTTGCCAACCGGCGCAAATAGGACGCAATTGATCGTCGACTCCGCTTCGTTTCGGATTCGTAGATTGTCTTTTCTGACATACAGTTTTGCTTTCACAGGACTGTTATAAAGTCGTGTCCCCGACTTAGCCACCTTGGAAAGACAGAGAACGGATCTATCAGTATGGGAAAACGCTATTGACCGTGTCGAACGTAGGGAGTTACAATGCGTGTTCTCGTTGTTGGAGCGACTGGGTTCGTCGGTAGTCGACTGGTCGCTCGGCTCGCGGAGTTGGGTCATGATGTTGTCGCCTTCTCGCGGAGCGCGAGCCAGGAATCGTTCCCCGACGGCGTCGAGGTCTTCGAGGGTGACCTCGCCGACGGCGACTCGCTCACTGATCTCTGTGCGGGCGTCGACGTCGCCTACTACCTGATTCACTCGCTGACCGCCGACAACTTCGCCGCCCGCGACCGGGAGTACGCCCGGCGGTTCCGGGATGTCGCCTCCGAAGCGGGCGTCGACCGCGTCGTTTATTTAAGTGGCATCAGCGGCACCGGGGTCGACCTCTCGCCGCATCTCGAATCGCGCCGCGAGGTCGAGTCGATCCTGACCGGCGGCGAGTTCGATCTGACCGTCCTGCGGGCGGCGGTCATCATCGGGGCCGGGAGCGCGAGTTTCAGAATCCTCCACGACCTGACCGACCGGCTCCCGATCATGGCGGTCCCCCAGTGGGTTCGCACCCCCTGTCAGCCGATCGGGATTCGGGATACGATCAGCTATCTGGTCGGTGTCCTGGATGCCGAGGAAACCCGCGGCGAGACCTACGACATCGGCGGCCCCTCCGTCTGGAACTACGAGTCGTTGCTCCAGTTGACCGCGAAAGCAAAAGGCAAGACGGTGTACATCGTGCCGGTGCCGGTGATGACGCCGAAGCTCTCGTCGTACTGGCTCCGGCTGACGACCGACGTGCAGTTCGACATCGCCCAGGCGCTGGCCGAGAGTATGCGCAATCCGGTGACCGTCGAGGCCGCAAGCGACCTGCAGACCGTCGTGCCGATCGACCAAACTTCGATCGAGACCGCAGTCCAGGACGCGTTGGCCGAACTCCGAGCGGCCGCCGAACGCTGAGACGGCGGTCGACGACGCCTGCCAGTCGACCGACGACCGTCAGTGGTCGACCTACTTCCGCCGGGAGTCGGCGTGGTCCTGTCGGATCGTCTCGACGAACTCCCGCGCGTCGGGATCGAGTCTGTAGGTGCCGTGGATCTCGGCGGGGGCCTCGCCGTGGACGACACGGCCGAAGGGCGCGGCGATTTTGGGGTACAGCGCTTCGAACCCGCGGGCCACCGGCGAGGCGATCCCGCGGGCATCCATCGCCCGCTTGACGGCCGTCTCGCCAGCGTGGACAGCATCGCCCTCGATCAGCACGAAGACGAACGGTCGGCTGCCGAACTGGGCTTCGAGGAACTCCTGGACCACGTCGGACTCCCATGGGACCGGAATCACGTCGTCCATCCCGTAGGTCAACACGTCGACCGCGGTTCGAAACGCCTCTTTGCGGCCGTCGTAGACGAGAACCGACAGTGGGCTACTCACGACTGCTGGTATGTCGCCGAGCGGCGTGATTCTTTCGAACAGCCCCGAATAGAAGGACCGACGAGCAGGCGGTTTTATGTTCCTATCTGACATTGGTGATTTTAAATGCAGTATCGAGCAGCTATCGGCGGTGGCCTCGTCGTCTCCGGCGTCCTCCTCGGAGTGCTTCAGGTGTTGCAGTATCTTCAGTTCCCGGCAGCCGCGACGACCCTCCTGTTCAACACGGTCCCGTTTATATTGGTGTCGGCAGCGATCGTCTTCACTGGCGTCACCATCGTCCGCGACGACGCCTACGGCGAGTACGCGACGCTCATTATCTCCTGGAGCGTCGGGAGTGCGGTCGCCTTCGTTGCCGTTTTTACGCTCATCACCGGCATCAGTCAGCAGGCGGGCCTGACGCTGCTGTTCGGGGCCGCCGACGCAGGGACTGCTGGTGGGCTTGCCGGACTCCTGATCGGCCTCTACGACGCCCAGAGTCGACAAACGCTGGCCACCGTCGAGCGGTCGGCCGAGAAACTGAAGGGGCTCAACAAGTACGGCAAGGTGCTCAACGAGTCCTCGAACGTCGAATCGGTCAGCGCGCTCTGTATCGAAGTTCTCGAATTCGTCCTGGATAGCGACGGGGCTGTGTTTGTCCATGGCGACGGCGACTCGTGGCGGGTCGTCGACACCACGCTCCCGGATGTCGACACCGACGGCGCGCTCGGCCGGGCCGCCCGCGAGGCCAGCGACCGCGAGAAGCTCCAGACGCTCACCGACGGCGAGGGGTTCGACGGGATCAGAAACGGCGAGCCCGGGTCGACGCTGGCGGTGCCGATCTCCTACGGTGCGGACACTGTCGTCCTGTTCGCCGTCTACTACGACCTCGCCGAGCCCGACACCGAGAACGTCGACCTCTTCGAGATCCTGGCAGCCCACGCCGCGACGGCGCTGTCCTCGGTCGACACAGCGGCTCGACAGGCCGACGAGCCGGAGCCGCTGTAAGCCTGGGCTTCGAGTCACAACAGCTATTTTTCGGCCGGTCTTTCACTCGCCAATGGAGGTTGCCCTGATCACCGTCGGCGACGAGCTGCTGTCGGGCGACACGGTGAACACGAACGCCAACTGGCTCGCCGCGCGGCTCGCCGACCGCGGCGCGACGGTACCCCGGGTGCTCACGTTGCCCGACAGCCGTGAGACGATCACTTCCCACGTCACGGAGTACAGCGAGGCCTTCGACCGCGTGATCGTCACCGGTGGCATCGGTGGGACGCCCGACGACGTGACGATGGAGGCGGTCGCCGACGCCTTCGGCCGCGAGCTGGCTGCCTCGGAGCTGACCCGCGAGGCTGTAGACCGGCGACTCGCCGAGATCGAACAGCGCATTCCGGACCGCGAGATCGATGTCGACCGCGAGGCCGAGGCCGCGATTCCGGCCGAGAGCCGACCACTTATAAACGAGGCCGGGCTCGCGCCGGGCTGTGTCGTCGCCAACGTCTACGTGCTGCCCGGCATTCCGGAGGAACTGAAAGCGATGTTCGAGTCGGTTGCCGAGGAGTTCGCCGGGGATCGTCGCTCGGAGTTCCTGTATACGGTCGAACCGGAGGCCAATATCGTGTGGGCCCTTGAGGAGGCGATGGATCGCTTCGCGGTGACCGTCGGCTGCTATCCCGACCGGGAGGCTGACCACAACCGGCTGAAGCTCACGGCGACCGACGAGGCGGTGTTGACTGGGGCCGTCGACTGGCTGCTGTCGAACATCAACGCGAGCGATACACCAGTCTCCCGCGACTGGAACACCGACGAGCCCGCGAGCACGGACCAGTGACGACGCCACGACTGGTGCGTCTTTTATAACCGGATCGTCACACGGGTCCCTTGCTCGATCTACAGACGGCCGCTACAGTTCGTCCCGTCGACCACTCACTCGATTCGAACTAGAACTACCCATCTGGTCGCCGACGACCTGCCAATGCGCTATCTCGAAATCACGATCCCAGAGGGTCGCCGACGGGCCGTCCTCGGCGTGCTCGACGAGGCGGGCGTCGACTACGTGATGAGCGACGAAACCAGCGGCGAGAAGTACAGCGACGTCGTCCGGTTCCCACTGCCGAATCGGGCGGTCGAACCGATCCTGGACAAACTCGCGCAGGTCGATATCGAAGACGCCCGCGTGGTTGTTATCAACGCCGAAACCGTGATCTCCGAGGAGTTCGACGCTGTCCGCGACCGCTACAGCGGAGGTGGGGCCAAAGGTGAACGCACTTCTCGGCAGGTGCTCCGAACGAAGGCCGACGAGTTCACCCCCGCGTTTCCCATTTATATTGTGATGCTGCTGATCAGTGCGGTCGTCGCCACCGCGGGGCTGCTGGGTGATTCGCCCGCCGTCGTCGTCGGCTCGATGGTGATCGCGCCGCTGCTCGGCCCGGCGCTCGCCGCCAGCATCGGGATCGTCACCGGCGACGACGACCTCCGCCGGGAGGGGTTCCGCTACCAAGTGATCGGTGTTGCAGTCGTGATCGCGGCCTCCGTCAGCCTCGGGTTGCTCGCTCGACTGGCGGGGTTCGAACCGGGCGGCGTCGATATCGTCGTCGTCGCCGAACTCGAAGAACGCGTCTCGCCGAATCTGCTTTCGATCTTGGTCGCGCTGGGAGCGGGAATCGCCGGTATTCTGAGTCTCACGCGCGGCTTTTCGGAAGCCATCGTCGGCGTGATGATCGCCGCCGCGCTCATTCCGCCGTCGGCCGCCGTCGGAATCACCGCCGCGTGGGGGATGGACGGCGCGACACTGGGAGCGTTCACGCTGGTCATCGTCAATCTGCTGTCGATCAACGTCGCCGCACTGGCGACGCTGTGGGTCGCGGGCTACCGCCCGCAGGGGCTGTTCGAGGTCTCGCCCACCCGGCGGCCGACGCTGACCTACGCGGCGATCTTCGGTGTCGGCCTCCTGGTGCTTGCGGCCCCACTGGGCAGTATCACGCTGCTGGATTTCCAGACGACACAGATGGAAGCCAGCGCGGAGGAGGGCGTCGAGGCGGTCCTCGACAATCCCGAGTACGACGGGATCGAAAGCGATGAGATCGAAGTCGTCCTAGACGACGACTATCCGGTCCGGTCGG
This sequence is a window from Halohasta litchfieldiae. Protein-coding genes within it:
- a CDS encoding DUF6789 family protein; this encodes MSLENSLEERLHKTTQTDDRLPDSPRGIHAVVAALRGLQAGFVATLIMTAFRLPIMRSLPPSANFWAMYVGSGDTNDYPGIGLILHLLYGTTSGALFGSLFALLSAERSIEAEQRGIVWGSVFGMVLSVFGTQVVLNELLDTQLEADELTLFHAGHLVYGISLGAWVGSRTEGTENVDTEYDYK
- a CDS encoding HVO_2922 family protein yields the protein MSEKTIYESETKRSRRSIASYLRRLATALGRGEPVPVDDEQTVTVTPAAEPELEVEIEQDGETLSLDIEMEWEGDIEDVDTETNVSKARFELYEDSEGKWRWRLVHRNGNIIADGSQGYASTQKAKQGLDSVVGNAPGAYVVDTSKDDHENTVEDGGSSATFELFADKGGKWRWRLVHDNGNIIADGGHGYASKQKAKQGLRSVKQNVRGAPVETE
- a CDS encoding NAD(P)H-binding protein; translated protein: MRVLVVGATGFVGSRLVARLAELGHDVVAFSRSASQESFPDGVEVFEGDLADGDSLTDLCAGVDVAYYLIHSLTADNFAARDREYARRFRDVASEAGVDRVVYLSGISGTGVDLSPHLESRREVESILTGGEFDLTVLRAAVIIGAGSASFRILHDLTDRLPIMAVPQWVRTPCQPIGIRDTISYLVGVLDAEETRGETYDIGGPSVWNYESLLQLTAKAKGKTVYIVPVPVMTPKLSSYWLRLTTDVQFDIAQALAESMRNPVTVEAASDLQTVVPIDQTSIETAVQDALAELRAAAER
- a CDS encoding competence/damage-inducible protein A: MEVALITVGDELLSGDTVNTNANWLAARLADRGATVPRVLTLPDSRETITSHVTEYSEAFDRVIVTGGIGGTPDDVTMEAVADAFGRELAASELTREAVDRRLAEIEQRIPDREIDVDREAEAAIPAESRPLINEAGLAPGCVVANVYVLPGIPEELKAMFESVAEEFAGDRRSEFLYTVEPEANIVWALEEAMDRFAVTVGCYPDREADHNRLKLTATDEAVLTGAVDWLLSNINASDTPVSRDWNTDEPASTDQ
- a CDS encoding TIGR00341 family protein, which translates into the protein MRYLEITIPEGRRRAVLGVLDEAGVDYVMSDETSGEKYSDVVRFPLPNRAVEPILDKLAQVDIEDARVVVINAETVISEEFDAVRDRYSGGGAKGERTSRQVLRTKADEFTPAFPIYIVMLLISAVVATAGLLGDSPAVVVGSMVIAPLLGPALAASIGIVTGDDDLRREGFRYQVIGVAVVIAASVSLGLLARLAGFEPGGVDIVVVAELEERVSPNLLSILVALGAGIAGILSLTRGFSEAIVGVMIAAALIPPSAAVGITAAWGMDGATLGAFTLVIVNLLSINVAALATLWVAGYRPQGLFEVSPTRRPTLTYAAIFGVGLLVLAAPLGSITLLDFQTTQMEASAEEGVEAVLDNPEYDGIESDEIEVVLDDDYPVRSVDRIVVTVTGRQPGPNQPLADDIYQALADRIGEPLLVEVEYVVSEERGQQPADRGIVETESVGS